A single region of the Vidua macroura isolate BioBank_ID:100142 chromosome 12, ASM2450914v1, whole genome shotgun sequence genome encodes:
- the LOC128813481 gene encoding uncharacterized protein LOC128813481 has protein sequence SPSPSPSPSPSPSPSPSPSPSPSPSPSPSPSPSPSPSPSPSPSPSPSPSPSPSPSPSPSPSPSPPPPPPPPPPPSPSPSPSPSPSPSPSPSPSPSPSPSPSPSPSPSPSPPPSPSPSPSPSPSPSPSPSPSPSPSPSPSPSPSPSPSPSPPPPPPPPPPPPPSPSPSPSPSPSPSPSPSPSPSPSPPSPSPPPSPSPSPSPSPSPSPSPSPSPSPSPSPSPSPSPSPSPSPSPSPSPPPSPSPPPPPSPSPSPSPSPSPSPSPSPSPSPSPSPSPSPSPSPSPSPSPSPPSPSPSPSPSPSPSPPPPPPPP, from the coding sequence tctccttctccttctccttctccttctccttctccttctccttctccttctccttctccttctccttctccttctccttctccttctccttctccttctccttctccttctccttctccttctccttctccttctccttctccttctccttctccttctccttctccttctccttctccttctccttctcctcctcctcctcctcctcctcctcctcctccttctccttctccttctccttctccttctccttctccttctccttctccttctccttctccttctccttctccttctccttctccttctccttctccttctccttctcctcctccttctccttctccttctccttctccttctccttctccttctccttctccttctccttctccttctccttctccttctccttctccttctccttctccttctccttctccttctcctcctcctcctcctcctcctcctcctcctcctcctccttctccttctccttctccttctccttctccttctccttctccttctccttctccttctccttctccttctcctccttctccttctcctcctccttctccttctccttctccttctccttctccttctccttctccttctccttctccttctccttctccttctccttctccttctccttctccttctccttctccttctccttctccttctccttctccttctcctcctccttctccttctcctcctcctcctccttctccttctccttctccttctccttctccttctccttctccttctccttctccttctccttctccttctccttctccttctccttctccttctccttctccttctccttctccttctccttctcctccttctccttctccttctccttctccttctccttctccttctcctcctcctcctcctcctcctcct